A genome region from Macaca nemestrina isolate mMacNem1 chromosome 15, mMacNem.hap1, whole genome shotgun sequence includes the following:
- the LOC105496458 gene encoding sorting nexin-21 isoform X3: MHRGAQEGAMASRLLHRLRHALAGDGSGEAAATPEAEQFPESSELEDDDAEGLSSRLSGTLSFTSAEDDEDDEDEDEDDAEAGPDPLPLGDGTSGEDAERSPQPDGQRGSQLLARQLQDFWKKSRNTLTPQRLLFEVTSANVVKDPPSKYVTNLSSTPSP, encoded by the exons ATGCACCGTGGGGCGCAGGAG GGTGCCATGGCCTCCCGGCTCCTGCACCGGCTGCGGCACGCCTTGGCAGGCGACGGCTCCGGGGAGGCGGCGGCCACCCCAGAGGCCGAGCAGTTTCCGGAGAGCTCAGAGCTGGAGGACGACGACGCCGAGGGCCTGTCCTCCCGACTCAGCGGCACCCTCAGCTTCACCAGCGCCGAGGACGACGAGGACGACGAGGACGAGGACGAGGACGACGCGGAGGCTGGCCCTGACCCGCTGCCCCTCGGGGATGGGACGTCAGGAGAAGACGCAG AACGGAGCCCCCAACCTGATGGGCAGCGGGGCAGTCAGCTCCTGGCGCGGCAGCTGCAGGATTTCTGGAAGAAGTCCCGGAACACCCTGACACCCCAGCGGCTGCTCTTCGAAGTGACCAGCGCTAACGTTGTCAAGGACCCGCCCTCCAAGTACGTG ACAAACCTCAG CTCTACACCCTCGCCGTGA
- the LOC105496458 gene encoding sorting nexin-21 isoform X4 has protein sequence MHRGAQEGAMASRLLHRLRHALAGDGSGEAAATPEAEQFPESSELEDDDAEGLSSRLSGTLSFTSAEDDEDDEDEDEDDAEAGPDPLPLGDGTSGEDAERSPQPDGQRGSQLLARQLQDFWKKSRNTLTPQRLLFEVTSANVVKDPPSNSTPSP, from the exons ATGCACCGTGGGGCGCAGGAG GGTGCCATGGCCTCCCGGCTCCTGCACCGGCTGCGGCACGCCTTGGCAGGCGACGGCTCCGGGGAGGCGGCGGCCACCCCAGAGGCCGAGCAGTTTCCGGAGAGCTCAGAGCTGGAGGACGACGACGCCGAGGGCCTGTCCTCCCGACTCAGCGGCACCCTCAGCTTCACCAGCGCCGAGGACGACGAGGACGACGAGGACGAGGACGAGGACGACGCGGAGGCTGGCCCTGACCCGCTGCCCCTCGGGGATGGGACGTCAGGAGAAGACGCAG AACGGAGCCCCCAACCTGATGGGCAGCGGGGCAGTCAGCTCCTGGCGCGGCAGCTGCAGGATTTCTGGAAGAAGTCCCGGAACACCCTGACACCCCAGCGGCTGCTCTTCGAAGTGACCAGCGCTAACGTTGTCAAGGACCCGCCCTCCAA CTCTACACCCTCGCCGTGA